In one Nicotiana sylvestris chromosome 8, ASM39365v2, whole genome shotgun sequence genomic region, the following are encoded:
- the LOC138876071 gene encoding uncharacterized protein: MIQHPDKNYIVPIPVRIHNQPAYCDHVEEEVDGKTWFHDIKEYLSKGEYPEHANHIQKHTFRKLSNHFFHSRGNLYRRTTNLGLLRCVGMKEASKLLEDVHARTCGPNINGFVLARYSGHVTFG, from the coding sequence atgatacaacatccagataagaactatattgttCCCATTccagtgaggatccataatcagccagcataTTGTGATCATGTCGAGGAGGAAGTAGATGGAAAgacttggttccatgacatcaaggagtacttatcaaaaggagagtacccggagcatgcaaatcacattcaGAAACACACGTTCCGCaaattgtcaaatcacttcttccacagcagaggaaacttgtacagaagaactactaatttggggttactaaggtgtgtcggcatgaaggaagcttctaagctacttgaggatgtgcatgcccGGACATGTGGTCCGAACATAAATGGTTTTGTTCTGGCAAGATACTCAGGGCatgttacttttggatga